The Halobacterium litoreum genome includes a region encoding these proteins:
- a CDS encoding MBL fold metallo-hydrolase produces MTAELRPGVWHLALRGVNAYLVEDGDALTLVDAGMPWQAGEIRRQLEVAGFSMRDVDRVLVTHYDLDHVGGLRSLLDGAGDVEVYCGARDADVLAGRRKPPWDNRKGVFQRLTGVLVPSVRASIRAVDDGDRIGGFEAIHAPGHTPGHTVFVHEGLETAMLGDLVREDGGELEPSPALLSYDTDEVAESIRRVLDRAPDFEVACVGHGDPLRARGREALVRLSR; encoded by the coding sequence ATGACCGCGGAACTCCGACCGGGCGTCTGGCATCTCGCCCTCAGGGGCGTGAACGCGTACCTCGTGGAGGACGGCGACGCGCTGACGCTCGTCGACGCGGGGATGCCGTGGCAGGCCGGCGAGATACGCCGCCAACTCGAAGTCGCGGGGTTCTCGATGCGGGACGTCGACCGCGTGCTCGTCACGCACTACGACCTCGACCACGTCGGCGGCCTGCGCTCCCTGCTGGACGGCGCGGGCGACGTCGAGGTGTACTGCGGCGCGCGCGACGCCGACGTGCTCGCGGGCCGCCGGAAACCCCCGTGGGACAACCGGAAAGGGGTGTTCCAGCGGCTCACCGGCGTCCTCGTGCCGTCCGTGCGGGCGTCGATACGCGCCGTCGACGACGGCGACCGAATCGGCGGCTTCGAGGCGATTCACGCGCCCGGTCACACGCCCGGCCACACCGTCTTCGTCCACGAGGGACTGGAGACCGCGATGCTCGGCGACCTCGTGCGCGAGGACGGCGGCGAACTCGAGCCGTCGCCAGCGCTCCTCTCGTACGACACCGACGAAGTAGCGGAGAGCATCCGCCGCGTCCTCGACCGCGCGCCCGACTTCGAGGTGGCGTGTGTCGGACACGGCGACCCGCTGCGGGCGCGGGGCCGCGAAGCGCTCGTGCGACTCAGTCGGTGA
- a CDS encoding MATE family efflux transporter, with product MSARDVNLTDGDLLKPLLVLSLPIVASQLMQVAYNLADTFWVGQLGQAPVSALSYAWPIVFLVISVAGGFSVAGTALVSQNKGAGNHDRVNHVAGQTIAFVVLCSVALSVVGYLAAPTLVGLIGAAPGSTEYTLAVEYVRTILLGVFFMFGFFMFQALLRGWGDTKTPMYLMFFGVVLNVVIDPFLVLGFQDNLLFTVFGLGGLQEQLYAATGFAGFGVQGAAIATVLSRGIGAVVGLAWLFSGRLGITISREDLYLKKETVKKIVTIGAPASIDQSTRALGVTVLTAIVALAGDDAVAAFGIGNRLNSLVFLPAIGLAQGTATIVGQNLGAEKAERAERAVYYASGLIAVVLAGVAVVAFTYAETIVGVFIPGEPNVIAIGAEYLYIVAPSFLFLGIYRVTASAFRGSGNTRTAMVFTILSLWVFRVPPAYVLLAYFDMGAAGVFWATALSNVATAIVAFAWFTRGTWKDSVVEGPGTPGPGPTPDVDGDPEAVDD from the coding sequence ATGAGCGCACGCGACGTCAACCTCACCGACGGCGACCTCCTCAAACCCCTGCTCGTGCTGTCGCTGCCCATCGTCGCCAGCCAGCTCATGCAGGTGGCGTACAACCTCGCGGACACCTTCTGGGTCGGGCAACTCGGGCAGGCGCCCGTGAGCGCGCTCTCCTACGCGTGGCCCATCGTCTTCCTCGTCATCAGCGTCGCGGGCGGCTTCTCCGTCGCCGGCACCGCACTCGTCTCGCAGAACAAGGGCGCGGGCAACCACGACCGCGTGAACCACGTCGCCGGACAGACCATCGCGTTCGTCGTGTTGTGTTCGGTCGCGCTCTCCGTCGTCGGCTACCTCGCGGCGCCGACGCTCGTGGGACTCATCGGCGCGGCGCCCGGCTCCACCGAGTACACGCTCGCCGTCGAGTACGTCCGCACCATCCTCCTCGGCGTGTTCTTCATGTTCGGGTTCTTCATGTTCCAGGCGCTGTTGCGCGGCTGGGGCGACACGAAGACGCCGATGTACCTGATGTTCTTCGGGGTCGTGTTGAACGTCGTCATCGACCCGTTTCTCGTCCTCGGGTTCCAGGACAACCTCCTGTTCACGGTCTTCGGCCTCGGCGGCCTCCAAGAGCAGTTGTACGCGGCGACCGGGTTCGCCGGGTTCGGCGTGCAGGGCGCCGCCATCGCCACCGTCCTCTCCCGAGGCATCGGCGCCGTCGTCGGTCTCGCGTGGCTGTTCTCGGGTCGGCTCGGCATCACCATCTCCCGCGAGGACCTCTACCTGAAGAAGGAGACGGTGAAGAAGATCGTCACCATCGGCGCGCCCGCGAGCATCGACCAGTCGACGCGCGCGCTCGGCGTCACCGTCCTCACCGCCATCGTCGCGCTCGCCGGCGACGACGCCGTCGCCGCGTTCGGCATCGGCAACCGCTTGAACTCGCTGGTGTTCCTGCCGGCCATCGGCCTCGCACAGGGGACGGCGACCATCGTCGGTCAGAACCTCGGCGCGGAGAAGGCCGAACGCGCCGAGCGCGCGGTGTACTACGCGTCCGGCCTCATCGCCGTCGTCCTCGCCGGCGTCGCGGTGGTCGCGTTCACGTACGCCGAGACCATCGTCGGCGTGTTCATCCCCGGCGAACCGAACGTCATCGCCATCGGCGCGGAGTACCTCTACATCGTCGCGCCGTCGTTCCTCTTCCTCGGCATCTACCGCGTGACGGCGTCCGCGTTCCGCGGGAGCGGGAACACCCGGACGGCGATGGTGTTCACCATCCTCTCGCTGTGGGTGTTCCGCGTGCCGCCCGCGTACGTCCTCCTAGCGTACTTCGACATGGGCGCAGCGGGCGTGTTCTGGGCGACCGCGCTCTCGAACGTCGCCACCGCAATCGTCGCGTTCGCGTGGTTCACGCGCGGGACGTGGAAAGACAGCGTCGTCGAGGGACCGGGGACGCCCGGCCCCGGCCCGACGCCGGACGTGGACGGCGACCCGGAGGCGGTCGACGACTAG
- a CDS encoding TetR/AcrR family transcriptional regulator has translation MSDSDSSTAPEAHEDIMGATYRALLDHGFAALTMQDIADEAEKSKSLLHYHYDTKQDLLVAFLEHLIERGKERAAEHEDEPPAERLRNFVAGGLVDSDDEDWAFATALLELQAQAPYDDAYREQLARNEQFMRDHVADIVRAGVDAGDFRDVDPDATARLVLAAMDGARTERVVLEDDTPEVVHDALVEHVLDPLTVDAEGDE, from the coding sequence ATGAGCGACAGCGACTCCTCGACGGCCCCCGAGGCCCACGAGGACATCATGGGTGCGACCTACCGCGCCCTCCTCGACCACGGGTTCGCCGCCCTCACGATGCAGGACATCGCGGACGAGGCGGAGAAGTCCAAGAGCCTGCTTCACTACCACTACGACACCAAACAGGACCTGCTCGTCGCGTTCCTCGAACACCTCATCGAGCGCGGGAAAGAACGCGCCGCCGAACACGAGGACGAACCGCCCGCCGAACGCCTCCGGAACTTCGTCGCGGGCGGCCTCGTGGACAGCGACGACGAGGACTGGGCGTTCGCCACCGCGCTCCTCGAACTGCAGGCCCAAGCGCCCTACGACGACGCGTACCGCGAACAACTCGCGCGCAACGAACAGTTCATGCGCGACCACGTCGCCGACATCGTGCGCGCCGGCGTCGACGCCGGCGACTTCCGCGACGTCGACCCGGACGCGACGGCGCGCCTCGTGCTCGCCGCGATGGACGGCGCGCGCACCGAACGCGTCGTCCTCGAAGACGACACGCCCGAGGTCGTCCACGACGCCCTCGTCGAACACGTCCTCGACCCGCTGACTGTCGACGCGGAGGGCGACGAATGA